The DNA sequence attaatttatatttatatatttttaacaaaactttttatatttttaaaataattttttattatcatcatcatattCGTACACGTTATCTTTTAGATATCAATATTTGTTCATAAAAATCAACACTcgtaattttactattttttagacATCAAAGTCTTACCGATCAAAAATGGCAAACCTTTAGCTGAGAATTAGgggttaatttttttggatattggaTAAAAATGagtgtaattttttaatattggaAGTTatggtgttttacaaaattctggGACTATAAAATTCGCAGAGTACGAATtgttagattaatttttttttaatttataaaaataatacacaGACTGCGTATTATAAATACACACTCTGCGTATTGTTAGTACAATACGTGTTTTACGTATTGTGCTTGCACAAAACAGCGCTCCTATAACATTGTAAAACTCTATTTTTTATAACATTAACGTAAAATTCTCTCCACTCttccatattaaaataaaaaatccagaaTTAGGTTGGAGCgaatctataattattttttacaattccATGGAGAGGAGATTTCCGTGAAAGTTCGATAGAATACTTTGCCTTCTTTCTAAGTACACTTTTATTTCTGCATGCATTGGGATTATTATTTCAAATTATTGCTTAGGGATGTGTGCATGTACGGATGTTCTATCAATTTAGAATACATTTTACTAGCTAGTTAAGGAAAAAACAAacttggatttttattttattgaaaaacaCTTTAATTTTCGTACTACTTGATTATTTTACATGTATCGGTGTGATTTGTATGTAATTGTGAAAGAATAATATTACATATATACTCTCTATTTATTTCATGATATTTCTTTTTTTCCGAAAACTTCTTTTATGATTagtcatgttatatatatatgataaatcgACCACCAATTAACTactatttgtataaaaatatggaATGACCCCACACTATacaaatattagaaaaaatatcaCTACAAATCTTATTAAAGTACGCTCAAAATACATGaaatctttgttttttttttttccagaaaCTCACGAGAGTGACAAAACTCACAGCAACTCCTCTTCTACTTCTTGTCGGTCgcaatttcttcttcttattcattgTGCGTTTCCCCTCTCCTTGGTAGCAagttcttctttttcattatatGGTAAAAttttgttagagatataattatttatattattttttattagtttaaatttttaaaagcgCCCATACTAGATTTGGTAGCTGCTTTGACCCAAAAAAAAACTTACAtacaatatatataaaaacaaaaaaaaaatgatgggCGATTTTGGATTTTTGCGaagcttttttattttaaaatgcttAATTTGACCTCTTGGTTTCACTTATAATCACCTATATATGTATGCAGTTTTTTTAATATCGTTTGTGCAAGTCTCGACCAAATAAGAGAGGAaatatctttgattttttttttatcaaaaataggagactcgaacccgcaaatatctatgccatttgaactataactcattggcaaatatctttaatttataGTCAATCTTTTTTAATATTACCATCAAAGATAAATTACAAATCGTTAAGTATATGCAATTAGAGAAAtgttatttgttttttaaatttttagtctttaataaatttttttttatttcaataatattatttaattaatttaaatatttatttttataaaaaaatatttattttttatgagaaattatttgttttttaatttctttttcttttaaagacggaataataaataatttttaaaaaatatctagtTACACTAATGTAATTAACCGTATGACATAACTCAATTTGGTTTTCTAATGGACTAAATTGAGTCGTctatatttataaaatcaatgGTATTATGTATGGACTAAAAATcagttatatataaaatatattgaaataaaaatataaaataaaataaattaaataatatatatatttatatataaatatataataattaatttattaactaatttttagtgTGCACATAATATATATTTTCGTGCTTTGATGATAGACAAAATTAAATTCCTCAAAATATCAAATTGAGtttgatatttttaatatcaTGTGAGCTAGTTATTAAACAATTAAATAGTAGACTTAAGTATTTTATTAATTCGTAAAAAAAGTAATTTACTGTTATGTACAAAACTCAAAGAGCAAACTAATAAATAAGCTTAGAACAGAGGGGCTAAACAGAAACTCAAGTGAGATATCATATACCAAATTGAGTATTATATTTGTTTTGCATTTTTATAAAATGAACGATGAAAACGTTTGAGTTGAAAACGTGGTTAAATCCAAGCGGCCGGTTGGTATACAATATAACGTGGGCATAAAATAGTTGGTCGGTAATTAATTCATGCACGCAGTGCCGCCTGTGTCACGTTAACTCTTTTAAATTGCTTCGGTAAACTTAGCACTTATTTATATTGTAAACTCTTCATTGATAGAATATTATGTTTAAGTCATAATATTAATGATAATAAGAGTATCATTTGCatttctttatttatatatttagttaATATAGTAGTATTcctcttattatttaatttctttagaaaatcaatctaaaattttttatttttcaaacgattacataatataaaattaagaTTATATATCGTTATAAAATAATCTTAAGCcctttttatatgaattttaagTATTATACTACTTACCATTCCTCTTTTTTCCCTAGCAAATACACATGATCATAATAACTTAGTAGTCTTTTCTAAGATCCCATACATCTTGATTTCCATCACTTTCGTACACCAACAAATACAAATAAAGGCGTACAATAATATTTCAGTTTGCATGAATTTGATTTTTTGTGCTGTACAAATTTGTGTGTTTCATCTTTTGCTTTCGCTTAACAATTTTGCTTATATTTatgtcaaaaaaaaaatgtttccaaaaaaaaaataaatgttacaAGTGTTGCtgctttaatatattttaataaatctaTCATGCATAAGATgtgatattaatattattatttattacacTTTTGCcaatatttaaaaagtaaaatattttaaccttaaagaaaaaaaataagttttggcattaagtagtaataataataataaattataaaatatttgaaaaaagaaaccCTTCACAAGGTGGgataactttaaaaaaataaatacaatatggATTGTAtaactttctttttaatttttggcaCATCATATTTTTGTAACTTAATTTATATCATCACAtatttaaaacttattttttttatattaattgaaattttttGTAGTTTAAAAGGaaataatttaagaatttttgatattttttaatatttaaataattttatttatcgtAACTCATCTTTCATAATacaatgttaattttattttttaataaatattttaacacattaaatattcataaataaaattaataatttattattttattaattaattttaagtcTTGGATGCAGACAAAACATTAATAAAACCCCCGAGATAAAAGCATATCCGATCCAACATCTCTTTTCAACTGATTAATGGAGTTGGACCAATTAAAAGGGCGGCTGTAGTGGATGAGATTcataatctttttcaatcaatgtTTCCGACACTTTAATTTACTGCTAAGAACGAAGATCTTCTAGCCAGCAAAAAAGTACCGATATTGCTCTAATAATGGTTCAAATATAAACGTTTTATATGATGCATACTACAGGTTCCTAGCTTGAATTCAAAATATCTAAGATACTtcacaatttttataaaatactaaTGTTACTCTGATGTGGATGGACTTTCGAGATATAGTTCGTCTTTTGATAAATAACAAATTTTTTGTCAAATTGAGTTATACTTTGGCGGTAAAAAAATAAGGGATGAATATCTATAAAAGGTACTTCGATACTCAAGTCAATAAGTGTATAATAAATTCTGTAATGTTGTAtctcaaaaataatttcttaccatccttttatatttgggatGAGGTACAAACGGTTATACTTTTCGAGTATTCTATTTAAATAAGAAATAATAGCATATTAGAGCGTTATAATTTGTTTTGATACTTATTATTGATAACCGATCTATAGTGTTTATAGCTGAGTTATAACGTATAATCGAGTTATAACGTATAACCGAGTTATAACAGTCATATCATAGTTCTTAAGTTTGGCCTGGTAATATTTTGATAAAGCAGGTTGAGTTTTAAatgatgagttataactcggcgcTTTCAGTTATAGGTATTGAGCCCCCAGTTCAATttactttattaaaataaatgaaaaaaaaagaaataaatgaaataaataattttaaagaaaagaaTAGTCTTGTCATTGAATGTAAAAGGTCACCGTTCCATTTTCCAATGCAATCAGGGCCGTTGGTTTAAAATGAAGCAATAGTTAGGGTTTTGTGATAGAACTGAATATGTTTCATTAAATATGACGTTGTATTTATTTGAAATTCTAAAGGGTTTCATAAAGGTAACTTCTCTTTCTTGAAAACGTGTTGGAAAAAGGAGTAATAAAAATATGAGTAAAAGAGGTGAGTTTTAGTTGTTGTTTATCgtacctccttcttcttctttttcatttttgttttctgaaaaacAATAGTTGATAAAAAGGGAAAGGAAATACAGAAAGATGTGGATGATGGTTCGTACAAGTGGGTTAGTGAGGATGTAAAAATTGTGGGTCTTTATTTGTGGATGACGGTAGTGTAGGTGAAATAGATGCATCAAAATTGGTGAGGGCAGAGTCTGGTGTGCAGATTGAATTATTACCATGTGGTTCGTCCGAACACTAGGGAGGCCGAGCTTATGCGCTTCCGAGCAAATCGCCGATGAAGGGGAAGAGCTTTACGTCGGCCAAAATCAAACACCGCGGCGGGAATACCTGCacaagatactccgacgctcaagtcagtagtgATTTTGAGTAAACGAGTTTAGGGTGAAGAGTATAAGACTGAGAGTGATAGAACCTGAGACCTAACCGAGGATATTAGCTCGGTTTTATAGGAGTTGTTTTTACCCGTTGGTGGATAAGTCCTAGTTTATAGGTTGGTTATGATATTCTGTTTAGGTGAGTAGGTTTTGTTGAGCACGTGCCTTATTATTCGGACGGGTGAGGCCGAGCTTATCTGCTCACGTTCTGAGTTTGTTTGATGTGACGCCAGCCTCAGATATTTGCGTGCCGAGTATTCCGGGCGACCGAGGATGTGGGTGACGTATCATAGCCCCAAACTTGCCTTGGTTTGGACAAGACTAAGGCGAGCTTTGTACACTTCGGATGGCAAAATCCTCGGTTGCTTTATTTGTTATGTGTGTTCCTTATAGCCCCCGAGCTTGTCTTAGTTTTGGCGTATTTGTGTTTTGAAACGGTTTGTAGCATTAATTGCCTGCGTGGTTCTTCGTGCGTTAATGAATGATTGATTTGATTGTGTTGCAAGTTTCGAGGAGCCCCTGACCGTTTGATTCGCTGAACTTTGATCGTGGGTTTTTCGAGGGGGTAGATCAAAGGGAAATGTTTCATATGTAACTGCTTTTTCACTATGTAATAAACGTGCTTGCTTTCcctagtatttttcttttttgtattggGTGCTTCTGTGTTTTTGGAGAAATGAGCAAGAAAGGTGAGTGTTAATTTGTTTTCTCGCTGCctccttcttctttaattttgattctcTGTTCCCTGTTCTTATGGAAGGTAAAATTCCTGATGAGGGTGAGGGGAGTTTGTATGGTTGGGTTGACTCTAGGGTTAAGGAGTATGTGTCTCAGTTTAGTGATGAGGAGTCTGTTGACATGCTGGGTTCGAATGTTTGGGTTAGGAGTGGTAGCGatataaggatagagatacttccTTGTGGATGACCGGGTTTTCCATTCTCGTGAGGACTGGGCTTACTTCTATATGTACAGTTGCCTTTTTACTGAGTTGGGAGTTAGGGTTCCTTTTACTGATTTTGAATGTGGTGTGCTTTATTGGTTGAACTGTGCTCCGAGTCAACTTCACCCAAATTCCTGGGGGTTTGTTAGGGCCTTTGAGGTGTTGATGGAATTCCTTGAGCAGCCGCCCTCTCTTCGGTTGTTCTTCTCTTTGTTTCAGGCTAAAGGGGTTAATCGAGGTCTTTGGGTTAATCTTAGTAGTTACCCCCGTCGTGCTATCTTCGGTCTTTACAAGTCTTCTTTTAAGGATTTTAAAACCATGTATGTTAAAGTGAGGAGTGTACCAGAGGAGTTTCCGTTCTATCTAAATGATTTTCTTGTTGAGAAGTTCCCTCTGTCTTGGTGTTCCGAACTTGTGCAAGCTTTAGACGTGGATGATAGGTCGGTTGATGATCAACTTGTGATGGAGTTTCTGTTTGAGAGGTTGGGCCCAAAGGGGTTACTATCTGTGTCCGAGTTGTTAAAATGGGATTCTGATAGAGAGGCGGTTCTGAGATATCTAGGTAAATTAGTTGTttttgctttgttgttgttttgtcCTTGTTTGTTCTTATTCTGTTGGCCTTCTGTGCAGGTGACAAGGCGCCTACGATTACTACTGCTGGTTTGAAGTCATTCTTCAATCAGCGGAAGAAAGTTGAAAAGGAGAGTTCGGCTACCAATGCTGACAAAGGTCTTGTGATTCAGCCCGAGCCTGCCCTTAAGTCTAAACGAAAGAGGGGTCTTGCGAAAGAGAAGATTGCTGAGGCTTTCCTGAAGGAAGGAGAGTCTTCTATGGAGCTTCAGCGAGTGGAGTCTGCTTATGAATCTCAAAAAAGGCTGCACGGCTATTCGGAAGATGTTCATAGCTGGTCTTTATGGGGAAAACTGTATCCTTTTTCTGTCATGGATGATGAGCTTTGTTGCTTCCCAGATGATATGAAGATGATTGAGGATGTCGGTCATGTAGGAGTGAGCCGTTTTATGCAGGTAAAGGTTGTGTTTTGTCTAGTATGCGTGTGTTGTTATATTGTGTTGATGTTCTTTGGTTTTGTTTTAGGTGATTGGTACACGTATTATAGCTGTTGGTCATGCTCAAGAGCTAGTTTTTGAGAGAGAACATAAGTCTGCCCTAGATGTCGCCAAGCTGTCCTCAGCTTTGGAGAAAAAGGAGAAGACTATTATGGAATTGTCCTCCTCGTTAAGGTTGAAAGAGTCCGAGCTTGCTGAGGAGAAACGCCTTCACCTCTCCTCTGCAGAGGAGATGAAGACCGTTAAGGCTGAAAATGATCGCTTGGGGTCGAGGGTGAAGGAGTTGCAGACTGAGGTTTACGAGTCATACGCACAAGGCTTCGAGTGTGCTGTTTCTCAAGTGCGGGTGCTGTTTCCCGGGTCAGATGCGGACATGCTTGATGCGACTAAAGTGGTTGTAAATGGGCAGCTTGTGGGTGACGAGGCTGCTGCTTCAGATGATAGCGGGGAGTCTAGCATAGGTGATAAGGCAGATTAGGTCTTTAGTTTGTGCTTTATTTTGTAACCTCTATGTAGTATGTTTTGGATTTGACTTTGAACAATTTTAAGATTTTCTCTTGGTAATGATATTTTGGCTTCCGAACATGTAGCTCGGCATTTGTCGATGGTTGCTTTAACAAAGTCATGAGGATGATGTGTTCTCTTCAAAATTGCGTGTGTGTGTTGATGACGGTCGCAATTATTTCTTGATTGTTGATGAAGAGCATTAGCTCTAATAGAAGTGTTTATGGTAGAATGGTCCTTTAGGATTTGCTTGGGAAACATGATGTTTGTTGTATTTATTTGGATTTTTCCGAGTAATATGCTCATGATGCGCATTTTGAATTCCGAGTATGAAGCTCGGATTAGTTTTTTCATTGGAAAAACTTTGACTTATTTTTATGGTGAAAGTTTTTCGAGGAATATGCTCGGCTCGTGATGTTAGGGTTCCGAGGATAATGCTCGGATAATTCGGAGTGTTTATTAATTGAAATGTATGCTAACTGTTAGGATGAGAACTGTTTTGATTGCACAGTGGGTTGTATGGGTACAATGATTTGTTGCgtccggcctcgttaaaaccctccccGAGTAAAACCCGTGTGTTTTTGGGAAAAAACCTTCGGAGGGGAAAAAGAGTACCATCATTCGCTATTTTACAAACTATGTTATGACTGATATTTCCTTAGAGAGGAGATATTCCATGTTCCTGGTAGCTGCTCTCCTCTGAGGGTTTCTAGTTTGTAAGCCCCCTTTCCGAGATTTTGGAGAACTCGGAAAGGACCTTCCCAATTTGCCGCTAATTTGCCATGTGCTGGTGGTTTTCGAGCATCTTCTGTTCGTCTGAGTACGAGGTCTCCATTGTTGAAAGACCTGTGAACTACTCTTTTGTTGTGTCTTCGCTCTAGGTATCGTTTTCTGGCTCGCTGCTTTATGGCGAAAACGTCTCTGTCTTCTTCTACAAGGTCCAATTCGGCTGTCCGAGCTTGTTGATTATTTGGTTGATTATAGAGCTCGGTCCTTAACATTGGGACGCTGACCTCTACTGGAATGAGCGCTTCTGCGCCATATACCAATTTGAAGGGAGTTTCCCCTGTGGCAGATTGGATGCTGGTGTTGTAACTCCATAGAATTTCTGGAATGAGGCCGGCCCGCTCTCCTTTAGCTTCGTCGAGCTTTTTCTTTAATCCATGCAAGATAATTCTGTTAGCTGATTCAACTTGTCCGTTAGTCTGCGGGTGCTGTACTGAGCTGAAGTGATGTTTAATGTTAAAATTTGTCAGAAAAGTGGCGAGCTTATGATCTGTGAATTGTCTCCCGTTATCCGAGATTATTTCTCTTGGGATACCGTATCTGCATATGATATTTTTCCATAGAAAAGATCGCACTTTTTCTGCTGTTATG is a window from the Arachis hypogaea cultivar Tifrunner chromosome 17, arahy.Tifrunner.gnm2.J5K5, whole genome shotgun sequence genome containing:
- the LOC140180490 gene encoding uncharacterized protein, with the translated sequence MTNDTHNTEVSWSIHVDGASNKEGSGAGILLKEGDKVVAEQSLQFCFNASNNQAEYEALLAGLKLALQLHIPRITAYCDSSLVVHQIKGKFQDTILSITQVPDWRTPFLDYINTGTMPNDEPNLPLFRRRASFYTVLGNTLYRRGHSQPLLKCISKEEAEEVMAETHEGVCGNHIGGRALAAKILRTGYYWPTIKRDCITKVKSCDNCQRYGIPREIISDNGRQFTDHKLATFLTNFNIKHHFSSVQHPQTNGQVESANRIILHGLKKKLDEAKGERAGLIPEILWSYNTSIQSATGETPFKLVYGAEALIPVEVSVPMLRTELYNQPNNQQARTAELDLVEEDRDVFAIKQRARKRYLERRHNKRVVHRSFNNGDLVLRRTEDARKPPAHGKLAANWEGPFRVLQNLGKGAYKLETLRGEQLPGTWNISSLRKYQS